The Fimbriimonas ginsengisoli Gsoil 348 genome window below encodes:
- a CDS encoding division/cell wall cluster transcriptional repressor MraZ, which translates to MSESEVLGSKPKPLLGTDEATIDGKGRILISKKKRDRLGDGFAICLGEHGCLDAYPAEKWQQILDEIDQHDPINPGRRQYTRLMLGNSDDDLSFDDQGRVVVPQKFRTLASLTKEVVIVGCGDHLEIWDKAQHEEFEKKNDTLGPGRQESIQKAYQEMKGA; encoded by the coding sequence GTGTCAGAAAGCGAGGTTTTAGGTTCAAAACCCAAGCCGCTGCTGGGTACCGACGAGGCCACGATCGACGGTAAGGGGCGGATCCTGATCAGTAAAAAGAAGCGTGATCGCCTCGGCGACGGCTTCGCTATCTGCCTGGGAGAGCACGGGTGCCTCGATGCTTATCCGGCCGAGAAGTGGCAACAGATTCTCGACGAAATCGATCAGCACGATCCGATTAATCCTGGTAGACGCCAGTATACGCGTTTGATGCTAGGGAACTCGGATGACGACCTAAGTTTCGACGATCAGGGTCGCGTCGTCGTCCCCCAGAAGTTTCGAACTCTCGCCAGCCTCACGAAGGAAGTCGTGATCGTCGGTTGCGGCGACCACCTTGAAATCTGGGATAAGGCTCAACACGAAGAGTTTGAGAAGAAGAACGATACTCTTGGTCCGGGAAGGCAGGAGAGTATCCAGAAAGCCTATCAGGAGATGAAGGGGGCGTGA